The Candidatus Poribacteria bacterium genome has a window encoding:
- a CDS encoding carbohydrate binding domain-containing protein — protein GGNTQRPHEYLDKIFTHPLEKGTTYTYNLWAKSEKPRTVVMRILHQGAPWNEYARQTINLSEAWKEFFITFKMTVDDVNSRAGIIMGGQKVDVWLDHIRLYEGEFVSDIEDGQPQAVDPSDKLTTTWAALRSP, from the coding sequence TGGCGGAAACACGCAAAGACCGCATGAGTATCTTGACAAAATATTTACACACCCGTTGGAAAAAGGCACCACCTATACCTACAATTTGTGGGCAAAAAGCGAAAAGCCGAGGACTGTCGTAATGCGCATTCTTCATCAGGGAGCTCCGTGGAATGAATATGCGAGGCAGACAATCAATCTGTCTGAAGCATGGAAAGAATTCTTCATCACGTTCAAAATGACAGTAGATGATGTGAATTCGCGCGCTGGCATAATCATGGGCGGACAAAAAGTCGATGTCTGGCTCGATCATATCCGTCTCTACGAAGGCGAGTTCGTCAGCGATATTGAGGACGGACAACCACAAGCTGTTGACCCTTCAGATAAACTCACAACCACATGGGCAGCCCTCAGAAGCCCGTAG
- a CDS encoding LamG domain-containing protein, whose translation MKFDLFLTLACAVIIIFASAYTHTAHAQSIEDGLGGHWTFDEADTNADVAKDALGENDGEIKGAPKIVEGIVGEALSFNGKEDYVVMGPATTGQNLTYAMWIKPVALPDGPKVIIWDDDPQGGGDSWLELLADGTIQTQRNGDGFGVFKTDTPVEPGEWTHVTFVADGDSDKKYLYLNGELDAEADGKINSRDTRSHVVVAVGHDRNAFIKPLYFEGEIDDVAVYHRVLDKAEVKENYQIAFDVEPAGKLAATWGAIKAR comes from the coding sequence ATGAAATTCGATCTATTCCTTACACTCGCCTGCGCCGTTATCATCATCTTCGCGTCGGCGTACACGCACACAGCACACGCCCAATCCATTGAAGACGGGTTGGGAGGGCATTGGACTTTTGATGAGGCTGATACGAACGCTGACGTAGCCAAAGATGCCCTCGGTGAAAACGATGGGGAGATTAAAGGGGCTCCCAAAATCGTAGAAGGCATTGTTGGGGAGGCACTCAGTTTCAACGGCAAAGAAGATTATGTCGTTATGGGTCCCGCCACTACCGGGCAGAATCTTACCTACGCAATGTGGATTAAACCTGTAGCCCTACCCGATGGTCCAAAGGTCATCATCTGGGACGATGATCCACAAGGCGGGGGCGACTCATGGTTGGAACTCTTGGCGGATGGCACGATACAAACCCAGAGAAATGGCGATGGGTTCGGGGTCTTCAAAACGGATACCCCTGTCGAACCCGGAGAATGGACGCATGTCACCTTTGTCGCCGATGGTGATAGCGATAAAAAGTACCTCTACCTCAATGGTGAACTTGATGCCGAGGCGGATGGAAAGATAAACAGTCGCGACACACGCAGCCACGTCGTCGTCGCAGTCGGACATGACCGCAACGCCTTTATCAAACCCTTATATTTTGAAGGCGAAATCGACGATGTTGCCGTTTACCACCGCGTCTTGGATAAAGCGGAAGTTAAAGAGAATTACCAAATCGCCTTTGATGTTGAACCCGCAGGAAAACTCGCTGCTACATGGGGAGCTATCAAAGCGCGCTAA
- a CDS encoding pyridoxamine 5'-phosphate oxidase family protein, with amino-acid sequence MAKLYTEIPQKLQQFIENQKIFFVATATADSRINLSPKGMDSLRVVGPNRVIWLNVTGSGNETAAHVQENPRMTIMFTAFEDDPLILRIYGTAKTIHKNDTEWQQLSLLLPSLPGARQIFDLNVDLVQTSCGFAVPLYDYVGEREYLNTWAEKKGEEGVETYWKETNHVSLDGKPTHFA; translated from the coding sequence ATGGCAAAGTTATACACTGAAATCCCTCAAAAATTGCAGCAATTCATTGAAAACCAAAAAATCTTTTTCGTCGCAACCGCAACAGCCGACAGCAGAATCAACCTATCTCCAAAGGGGATGGACTCCTTACGCGTCGTTGGTCCGAACCGCGTGATCTGGTTAAACGTAACTGGCAGCGGCAACGAAACCGCCGCACACGTTCAAGAAAACCCCAGAATGACAATTATGTTCACCGCATTTGAGGATGACCCCTTAATCCTGCGAATCTACGGCACAGCGAAGACGATCCACAAAAATGATACCGAATGGCAACAACTCTCTCTGCTACTTCCGTCACTGCCCGGCGCACGGCAAATCTTTGACCTCAACGTTGATCTCGTGCAGACCTCTTGCGGTTTTGCTGTTCCGCTTTATGACTATGTCGGTGAAAGAGAGTATCTAAACACGTGGGCAGAAAAGAAAGGCGAAGAAGGCGTAGAGACATATTGGAAAGAGACTAACCACGTCAGCCTTGATGGAAAACCTACCCACTTCGCTTGA
- a CDS encoding T9SS type A sorting domain-containing protein codes for MKLARIVIIALFITSLSVAHALPPDPELQSAIQTARKFKNLKPRYTADEITECATDSFVTLAKNWRNLPSIYQQELKPIFLRPGLPGSFFGEIQLSEHFNTPHFRFHYTRTGPHAPPLEDFHPRNGVPDYVDRCADAMERAYHVQIDLMGFKIPYIDFWAAQNGGNHKYDVYIFTFPALGITTADWFEGRVLSTALTVAPYFMINSRIYDYVGKMEGLRYLETTCTHEFLHGVQFGYNAYMPTWFMEASATWIEVITYDGGEIDDGDTLPDPDEPNETNAYNYYIHQLRRWFLIPDISLESRIGDHEYGSVIWTLYMTERFGYDIVRQFYGNTTDGSYREMGNFYDVFIDNGTTLAEAFKTFTVWNYFTHTRANTTTEIKGYKNAHRFPPVAIHPNDVHTNYPVRADFDSEAMPEHFSARYIVFRPSGTTPEFAIKIDGADLAPVDLRRLPLEDQDDIRSELQRHNGTGLRGWAAKFIVKKRNGTTEIREAFTYQRSQEAQMTFEDFGGDIQEITLVLINMHPDVERVIIPGGSFGGSVSYIAGAPPAGRLSNAQVSQGSNGPLLTWHIDDPTGIREVAIVRKRYMSQSETDVPQPFQSPDEVLGAADRNNNGIPDDDITVVGRVDVTQTRFEDTTVFESIDVTSEFFDPSSLHYYYAVVPVDAMGLMGTPSIVSDSIVPSVDAASSAPAFFIHTQPHGTGEWHVEVQSTRPLQSAPSLTVEGPDRNGYTVFLTQATETKWLGTLQTHGFPPTGIYLYKIRGQTPAGVTGTRIWQGQTFSYIASHTNQNVAVAPNPLHAGQGQHLSFYPKGLTVEIYDALGNLIKVLNNASQWDCTNARGEMVCTGLYFFRATDGNGYQSTGKFCIVK; via the coding sequence ATGAAATTAGCACGTATCGTTATCATCGCACTCTTTATAACATCCCTATCTGTTGCACACGCCCTGCCACCGGATCCTGAACTTCAAAGCGCAATCCAGACCGCACGGAAATTCAAAAATCTCAAGCCGAGATACACCGCAGATGAAATAACAGAATGCGCAACCGATAGTTTTGTCACCCTCGCGAAAAACTGGCGCAACTTACCCTCAATATATCAACAGGAACTCAAACCCATTTTCCTGCGTCCCGGACTCCCTGGTAGTTTCTTCGGTGAAATCCAACTCTCAGAGCACTTCAACACACCACACTTCAGATTCCACTACACGCGCACCGGACCACATGCCCCACCCCTTGAGGATTTCCATCCACGCAACGGGGTCCCCGATTATGTAGATCGTTGTGCTGATGCGATGGAACGCGCCTATCATGTCCAAATTGATCTGATGGGATTCAAAATCCCATACATCGACTTTTGGGCAGCACAGAACGGCGGCAATCATAAATATGATGTCTATATCTTTACCTTCCCTGCCCTCGGTATCACGACTGCTGACTGGTTTGAAGGACGTGTCCTATCCACTGCATTGACAGTTGCCCCGTATTTCATGATTAATTCCCGTATCTACGATTACGTCGGAAAAATGGAAGGACTTCGTTATTTGGAGACAACCTGCACCCACGAATTCCTGCACGGTGTCCAGTTCGGATACAACGCCTATATGCCGACGTGGTTTATGGAAGCTTCTGCAACCTGGATAGAAGTCATAACCTATGATGGTGGGGAAATTGATGATGGCGATACCCTCCCCGATCCAGATGAACCCAACGAGACCAACGCCTATAACTACTATATCCATCAGCTCCGTCGTTGGTTTCTAATACCAGATATCTCACTTGAAAGCCGCATCGGCGACCACGAATACGGATCCGTTATCTGGACGCTCTATATGACTGAACGGTTCGGCTACGATATCGTCCGTCAGTTTTATGGAAACACCACCGACGGAAGTTATCGGGAAATGGGGAATTTCTACGATGTCTTTATTGATAACGGCACAACCCTCGCTGAGGCGTTCAAGACCTTTACCGTATGGAACTATTTTACGCATACCCGCGCCAATACAACCACCGAGATAAAGGGCTACAAAAACGCCCACCGTTTTCCGCCGGTCGCCATTCATCCAAACGATGTTCACACCAACTATCCAGTCCGCGCAGATTTTGATTCGGAGGCGATGCCTGAGCATTTTTCGGCGCGGTACATCGTTTTCCGTCCATCAGGAACTACGCCCGAATTCGCAATCAAAATTGACGGCGCAGATCTCGCCCCAGTAGACCTCCGTCGCCTACCCCTTGAAGATCAGGATGACATTCGGAGCGAGCTCCAACGACACAACGGTACAGGTTTGCGCGGATGGGCTGCCAAATTCATTGTGAAGAAACGCAATGGCACGACTGAAATCAGAGAGGCGTTCACCTATCAACGTTCTCAGGAAGCGCAGATGACATTCGAGGATTTCGGCGGCGACATTCAGGAGATTACCCTCGTTCTCATTAATATGCATCCCGATGTCGAGCGCGTCATAATTCCGGGTGGAAGTTTCGGCGGTTCTGTCAGCTATATCGCAGGCGCACCCCCGGCGGGAAGGCTGTCAAACGCCCAAGTCTCTCAAGGTTCTAACGGACCCCTTCTGACGTGGCACATCGATGATCCAACCGGCATTCGGGAAGTCGCAATCGTCCGAAAACGCTATATGTCACAGAGTGAGACAGATGTTCCCCAACCCTTTCAAAGCCCGGATGAAGTCCTCGGTGCCGCTGACCGCAACAATAACGGCATCCCTGACGACGATATAACCGTTGTCGGACGCGTAGATGTCACACAAACACGGTTTGAGGACACAACTGTCTTTGAGAGTATTGATGTCACCAGTGAATTCTTTGATCCGAGTAGCCTACACTACTACTACGCCGTTGTGCCTGTTGACGCTATGGGACTTATGGGTACACCAAGCATCGTGTCAGACAGTATCGTTCCAAGCGTGGATGCGGCAAGCAGTGCCCCCGCCTTCTTTATCCATACACAACCACACGGCACGGGGGAGTGGCATGTTGAAGTGCAAAGTACACGTCCTTTACAGAGCGCACCTTCCCTGACGGTGGAGGGTCCTGACAGAAATGGATATACCGTCTTTTTGACGCAAGCCACCGAAACAAAGTGGCTTGGAACGCTCCAGACCCATGGATTCCCACCGACAGGTATCTATCTCTATAAAATTCGTGGACAGACACCTGCTGGTGTAACCGGCACCCGAATCTGGCAAGGACAGACCTTCAGTTACATCGCCAGTCACACGAATCAAAATGTCGCCGTCGCACCAAATCCGCTTCACGCCGGGCAGGGTCAGCATCTGAGTTTCTATCCGAAGGGCTTAACCGTTGAAATTTACGATGCTTTGGGAAATTTAATTAAAGTGCTAAACAACGCTTCGCAGTGGGATTGCACAAACGCACGCGGCGAAATGGTCTGCACCGGACTCTACTTCTTCCGAGCGACCGATGGAAACGGCTACCAAAGCACCGGCAAATTCTGTATAGTGAAATAG
- a CDS encoding FAD/NAD(P)-binding protein, with product MNSLQPLAISHQRSALSRKSARNLQSRQQSVVAVADVSVSDKDLFADSRQPTADSHLSHRNIPITIIGGGIHGISIAIRLLREVPTAARHLAIVDRHPQPLTQWRRKTERQGMTFLRSPAVHHITPDALGIVEYAEHHNRISELAPPYSQPSTQLFWEFCGDMLTELAQHRIYHQFEVAKLRWDKGAGKFPFRLISKDGDGFRSRCVILAIGADDCAYVPPEFVQWQCQYPGRILHASEFDVDSANTFSHPSVGAVSNRTDAKCEINSKIYYNVDCQDGRDNEESFVIVGGGLTAGTLAKSLSERGHSVALIARKQLRTEQFDFPPMWLGPKALTEFADETDFQRRYEIIQQSRGEGSITPDIMEALMDATNIKIYPETHIQNIVSVDGKNPPERLKVETNRGDLLTVSRVILATGYQFNLCRYGFLRELIAQHQVPLVRGLPRLDTDLQLYPVENLFGSGTIAQLQIGPAANNIAGANLAYERLREKLLEIANSIVPQVHTRLA from the coding sequence ATGAACAGTCTTCAGCCATTAGCGATCAGCCATCAGCGGTCAGCATTGTCCCGCAAGTCCGCCCGCAACTTGCAGAGCCGTCAGCAGAGCGTTGTGGCAGTTGCGGACGTTAGTGTCAGTGATAAAGATCTCTTTGCTGATAGCCGACAGCCGACAGCCGACAGCCACTTATCCCATCGCAATATCCCCATTACCATCATCGGCGGCGGCATACACGGCATATCCATCGCCATTCGGCTCCTCCGCGAAGTGCCTACGGCAGCGAGACATCTCGCCATCGTCGATCGACACCCGCAACCCCTCACCCAATGGCGGCGTAAAACAGAACGCCAAGGCATGACCTTTCTCCGTTCTCCGGCTGTCCATCATATCACCCCTGATGCACTCGGTATCGTTGAATACGCCGAACACCACAACCGAATATCTGAGTTAGCACCCCCCTATTCCCAACCCTCCACACAACTTTTTTGGGAATTCTGTGGGGATATGCTTACTGAACTTGCGCAACATCGAATCTATCATCAGTTTGAAGTTGCAAAATTACGGTGGGACAAAGGTGCAGGCAAATTTCCATTCCGCCTCATCTCAAAGGACGGCGATGGATTTCGGAGCCGTTGCGTTATTCTGGCAATTGGTGCTGACGATTGCGCCTATGTGCCACCAGAGTTCGTCCAATGGCAGTGCCAATATCCCGGCAGAATACTGCACGCCTCCGAATTTGATGTAGACTCCGCAAATACATTCTCACACCCCTCGGTAGGTGCGGTTTCTAACCGCACCGATGCGAAGTGTGAAATTAATTCTAAAATCTACTATAATGTAGATTGTCAGGATGGACGAGACAATGAAGAATCTTTTGTTATCGTCGGGGGTGGGCTAACAGCAGGGACGCTTGCAAAAAGTCTCAGTGAACGCGGGCATAGCGTAGCACTCATTGCTCGGAAGCAGCTAAGGACAGAACAATTCGATTTTCCGCCGATGTGGTTAGGTCCCAAAGCACTCACTGAGTTCGCGGATGAGACGGATTTTCAGCGGCGTTACGAAATAATTCAGCAAAGCAGAGGGGAAGGAAGCATTACGCCCGACATTATGGAGGCACTGATGGATGCCACAAACATTAAGATTTATCCTGAGACCCATATCCAGAATATCGTTTCGGTGGACGGAAAGAATCCACCAGAGCGACTAAAGGTTGAAACAAATCGCGGAGACCTGCTGACGGTCTCACGTGTTATCCTGGCAACCGGGTATCAATTCAATCTCTGCCGCTACGGGTTTTTGAGAGAATTAATCGCGCAGCATCAAGTCCCACTTGTCCGTGGATTGCCACGCCTTGATACTGATTTACAACTCTATCCTGTTGAAAATCTATTCGGTTCCGGTACTATTGCACAACTTCAAATAGGTCCCGCTGCCAACAACATCGCCGGAGCAAATCTCGCTTACGAACGTCTCCGCGAAAAATTACTTGAAATAGCGAATAGCATTGTCCCGCAAGTCCACACGCGACTTGCGTAG